Proteins encoded together in one Verrucomicrobiota bacterium window:
- a CDS encoding anion permease, giving the protein MMPISTPPNAIVFASGHIKIRDMMQAGVLLNIISILILVLIGKWLVPLVF; this is encoded by the coding sequence ATGATGCCAATATCCACTCCACCCAATGCAATAGTGTTTGCCAGTGGCCATATCAAAATTAGAGATATGATGCAGGCCGGTGTGCTACTGAATATTATTAGCATCTTAATTTTAGTGCTTATAGGTAAGTGGCTCGTGCCATTGGTATTTTAA